The DNA region tttccttcttctattgacTATAATAATTTcaagttatataaaaaaaatcttggTGATGGTAAAAAAttgagttaatatttaatttggtccTGAACTTGTACGTGAGTCTCAATTTAGTCGTCCCTGAAATTTTAATTACTTCTATTTAGTCTCCAAATTTTATAAATGTGCCTTAAGACTATTTTTAGTTCACAAACGTTAATGGAGCGTTGAAATGAACAATCAAATGCCACATTGAAACCTGTAAAATGATGtagttttggttttggcattcaAATAGCTCAAAAATGATGTCgcatcacttgttttgttaggtaAAATTTCGATAAACACcacttataatattatttttaggttATTTGAGTGTAAAAACCAAAACAACATCATTTTATAGAGTTTACGTGGCATCCGCCTGTCCATAACAACGCTCTATTAACGGctatacattaaaaattatttcaagGACTAACATGAGTCATGGTCGTAAAGTTTAGGAACTAAAAAAGgcaattaaaattttagggaCTAAGTTGATATTCGTATGCAAATTCAGGGATCGAATTGAGTATTatctctaaaaaattatttaaatagatAGAAGTActctcaaaaaataaaatatattttttattcttaaagtttgttaaaaattttaaaaataatttaaaattttattttattttaattttattctaattttttttacaacaaTACTAGGGAACTAAGAGGGTACCAGCCAAATGCCTCTGGGTGAATCTAAAACCTCTACGTGGATGGTACTTATGCTAGACATTAagatgtttcttctactaagtatcagaatgtttcttttttatactaaatggatgttattttatatattttttgaatttttttgtattgcaaatgtgaatatttcgatttctttaagaatttcataattttttttaatttttatagatatctaattattttttcaaaatataactggatatttcttttgttaagcattagaatgtttttttttcatattaaatgaatattttttctatatttttataattgttcaTGATTTCaaatcttcattcacttgaaaCTATGGTAGATTATTTCGGTTGCTTGAAACCTTCACTCGCCATGGAGGAGTCAACGCCTTTATTATAAAGTCTTTCATATTTCAACCTATCTGCAATGGTGTATCTTCTAATTAGTTTCAAGCAAATAATTCCTGTAAATATGTAAAGAGAACAAGAGAACAAGGttgaataaatacaaaataacctTCACTGTTGCAAATGAACATAGGTATATGATGCGATCAAGTACGGTGGAGGAGTGACAATGGCGACACAGCTTGAGTTATTGGGTGAAAACGGTGGAGGAGGTAGGCAGCTATGCTTTTTGAGGGAGAGAAAAGGAGAACGGCCTCTAGTTGGAGAGAGAAGTAGGATAGTGAGACTGAAGGCTCATTGGGTCTGTTTCATGATTTTCTCCTGAAATATCACTAGCGTATCTCCCATTCAAATTTGAATGTAgttaacaataatttaaaaaatattttaaattataaattaataagactaattataattaattaagttgttctATTTTTTGCTGATCAGGAGTTGGTTCTatatacttttctatttttttaatttgtatcaaatttatcCGTGATAATTAAGAGGAGTACTAGGCGGtagattttgtaatttgtaataaTCAATTAGtcattatcaatatttttaataatatgagattatatctaatagtGTAGTATCACTCACTTTTTTACTGATTAAGTATgggctaaattttaataaaagtgctatCCCCTTAAACTTTTTcgacaattaattttaaaaaatttaggattaatttaaCAATAGTCTAGGATTATTAGCTcctaattttttaactattattgttgaattaatttgaaaataactgtttaaaaagaattaatacaaaataaaatttttagaagtatttttaaaattttttatcaatttaaaaaaatacttattccgaaaaagaaaaatcatactcaaaattaatctttaaaaaattttaaattaaatacttaTAGTTATAATACTTTATGCTAAATGACGTCTTTATAGATTGCTTCCGTATCTTTCGCCAAATGTGCTAATATGGCTACTATTTGGCACATGTTAAGACTAagacaaattaattaattaatccctCTTCCAAAACATGAAAGCGTCATCATTTTGTGAGAAATAAAAATTCTAGCATTTTGGGACACTACTATTTTGGTTGATGATAAATAGGACGGAGATAGTTAGGGGAGagtagaatttgaattttattatagttttatttataggttaaatttttttttttaaaactcaatCATATTTTATCGGCAAGTTGAAAATTTCTCcagcaaaatcaaaatttttaaataaatataaaatttaattattctatattttatatatattaataaaataaaaataaaaaattaaatttaaattaaaattaaaaaaaaaattttaaaaatttaatataaaattataaataacatgATCATCAaattcttaataaaattaaaataacacaaataaaaataaatattttattattttattttaattccaaATTTTTGTAAATTACAATATTACTCTTTAAATAACAAACATACTAAATTaatgatttaaataattaatttaatagttgttttaatttttttaaaaaatatcatcatataatatattaaaaatatgaatataaaacATACTTGAATTCACATCCTATCATATTCATAGCGGATAGAATTAAATCGGATTGAGTATTCGCGAATAAGGCATACCTCGCCATTCCTATAAAAAAGTTACTTTACCCCATTTGGTTTTTACGTAGGTTTCTGTTCTCTTTCCACCTTCATCAAGTGTCGGTTATGTCAAAAAAACAAAATCTAGCGTTCTGAAAGAAATTAATTGTCTTACTGTTTTGcttatattttttggatatacTATAATTTTGTCATCTCCTATGTTTTCTAATAATTGTCCTAACAAGAAATATATAGACTaaaaaaaccaacaaaatatTCCTAAATAGTCATTTGGACTGAATACATTGCAATAGCAGGctctaattttattattcttcCATTAAGTAATGGTGTCTTGTTCAAAAAATTAAGGgacaagataaaataagatagtgGAACTCAGGTTTTCTACACATGTACTAAAATTCTAACTGTTCTCTATTCCATCTATAAATAAATTACTTATGATCATCACCATCATATGGTTTCACAGTTCATCTCACAACACACATCATATATACATTATCCTTGCACCTAAGTGAAATCTAACATAGTTCTTGCAACTAATCTTAAGTTGGCCCTCCATTATCCAACAATTCAAAAAACATTATACGTTAAGGCCAATTCTATGATAAAGATAGAGATTTTTGCATGCATAGAATGAAGAGAAGTATTTAAtctcattttaaaaataaataaaaataaaatgatatattttgtgtGATAGCTATCCAACCATCCCTCATTGAGAATTATCTCTTCATCGTTTTCCCTGTCCATCATAACATGCAACGTGCAAAACTCCATTAATATTACATTAATTCCAATAATAGAACAAAGTCAACTAAGAATACAACAATATGAtgtagaaattttttttgaagaaagGGAGTTCAACACAGTAAAGTGAAATATAAGGAAACAAAACACAATACTAAATAAGACAATAAATACAGAATGAACACGATATAATCCGTTGTCATCTccagcattgccatcaacaaccaaacggATCAACACTATGTTATTCCTTGTAACTCAAAAACGACTTATTCTTGATACACTCAACACCTGTCTCAGAGTTATGGAATATTCTACTATTCCGTTCCAGCCAAATGTTTCAGATAACTGCAAAAAACCTACCAACCACTTCTTTTGTTCAGAATTATGGTCAAACACTTGCGTCAAACTCTCAAACAGCTCTTTGACTGTCCCGGAAAAACCCATGTTCTATCAGCACTCTTCAGCCAagcgcaccacacctgccatgtgAACTCAGGTAGAAACTCATGAActgttttttcttattattacatATTCATAAAGAAACAACTAGCCAGCAATCCTTAATTAATTATCCTTTCAACCAAGTAAGAAACCTGTTTAAGTTCTTTGAAGAAGTACTTCCTTCTTCcatattgtgctttagcttctccaTCAGCTTATGAGACCTTGATCTTGTATTCTCATTACTAAGCAACTCATCCACTTTTGCCTTTATCTCTTTACGTGACACTAATCCCTTTTCATCCGAATCAAATCCCATCCCAACCTTCAATGCATCACAAACATAATTCTTATTGAAAAGTTGGTCTGCGAAATACGGCCAACACAGGAGAGGCACTCCATTAGACAAACCCTCTATAATCGAATTCCAACCGCAATGACTTACAAAACAAGCTATAGCAGGGTGATTTAGCACCTTTTTTTGAGGAGCCCATCCAATTATTTTGCCTCTATAACCCTTGAATTCAAGAGGGAGACACATTTTATTGCTGCAATTAGGATCTTGACGCACAACCCAAAGAAAGGGTCTATTGGTGAGTTCAAGTCCAAGTGCAAGTTCTGTGAATTGTCTTTGATCAAATAGAGTGTGACTACCAAATGCAACATAAACTACAGAACAATGAGGTTGTTGATCTAGCCAACTCATGCAAGATACATCTTCTTTCCAGAATTGTCCAGATGATTTTGTAGTTGCCCTTGTCAACAATGGACCTATTGGAGATAATAGTTTTGGTACTAAGGAAAATGCTTCAGGTTCAAGTTCTTGAATGCTGTTACAGAGATACCACTCTGTCAAATTTGAATCACGCATGCAGCGCACCACATATTTAAACATTCTCTTTTCAGCTGACGGATCAAAGAGATTTCGCCACCAACTAGATCTGATGTCCATACCAGGAATGCAAGAGGATAACCataatgatttttttgaaatctgAAATCCTGCAGTTCAAAACTTATTTTTTAACCAAAGGAATACAACATGTGTGTTTGTGATGAGGTgtgatattaaattattaatattatgaatttaattttgatacattatcaCTATAAAATAATTTAAGGTAAGAGATTTTATAATTGTTTTCATATAAAGATACATCTTTTTATTATTAGATGATGAATTGTAGAGTTTaatttgatatgttataaaaatattttttttaaagtgtggtcaaacaaataaaacacattttttggatttggattctctaaagtttgaattttactttagaaagTAAGGTATAATCTTCTACCATTGAatagtttttttttcatatttattcttggtcccacctataaaatcaatggtgagagatcacactttacactcTAAAGTAAGATTCAAATTTTAGATGATCCAAATCCACATTTTTTACACAAGACTCtttataaaaagatgtttttaataTCTTCGTTTGAATAGATGTCATAATTTAATATGTGCATCCAATTATACAGAgtattatatcaataaaattataataaaagctATAGTGCCTATCATATTGtacttaataaataatattttacttagttactaaaaaaataaataaataatatttaataaattttacataatttattttttattttaaatattttattttttactttaaaaagtaAGTTAAACAATTTAAACACCATAAAAAGTACTATAAAATTTAcctaaaattatttatcataaattattttatgctgctaatgtatcaaaattaaagtcTAATATTATATACATTACCATCAGAGTCTAAGATGCCATCAGCAATAAGCTTGGGAGCGTTATACTGCAACACAAACGTAGATGCTGCCGCAGACCAAAAGAATGCACCTTTGATTCCCACTTTTCGTGCAATTTCCAATGCCCAACCCATACACACATCAGCAACAATGCAAGTTACTTTAATgccctcattcaattgaagatcTTCTATGAGCTTCTCAAGCTCTGAAGGCATGGTCCTCAATatgtgttgggaataagacacaattcccccttgagaaaacacctttgacagagaaataaaatagacacaatcacaacacaagaatttaacgtggaaactccaattaccggagaaaaaaccacggccgttgtcaaatgacaaccagagaatatcactatgtgaaaattgttacaacacatagacttctttctctcaccggcaccccagtacacccacactctttcaaagcaaatatctaactacacctcacaacactctctaatcaaagagtacagaggaaaagaaaaatcagatacaagcttaaagtgtttctgactggtgcaaaaacaaatgaagaacttagcctcatatttatagcctaggccacccactccatttgctatcctaagcaatgtgggactaattcaaccaaatcctaacaatctccaccttgattgaaatagtcacacatcttcagcttccattgtcaacaccgacaattctttgctgccattgtctataccgacaatcatagttcagagaactatcatactccaccatgaaagtatactcacttggaattagaccactccaagcatttcgccttggtacagatcgaaaccttgctgaaaattcatggtgcaacttccaaattggcttttcctggaagttcttcagccatcgacctaactccgccacacaccttgcatctcaacgccaaccaatgcccgtgtgcaattgtggacccgattgccacaacttatccttatccatggcagtgcggtaataccatgaggatacttcttgtcttctagagaacatcatcttctctcatagagagagcaaccagagatcttctccttcaacgccttgtgcaaacctgattgtatcaacacatccttgacttgtacttgccacaagccaaaattgattcttccatcaaatttctctatttcaagcttcacagcacttgaatatccagacattgttgcaaccgtatactggaatagtataactcaactgtagaccgtgcactaggaagggtccccaggaaagagaggtgggtcacaatggacacacttaaataccaagtctttccttagccagaaccttttccaaactgcactctcacagtgtcacactgccttccagcaacaacaacagcaaccaaagatcaacctcaagccacaggacaaaattcttttctgatgtggaaggtcagactaggctgcaaccacagagcatactaagaataaatcccaccgaaccgaagctctgataccacttgttgggaataagacacaattcccccttgagaaaacacctttgacagagaaataaaatagacacaatcacaacacaagaatttaacgtggaaactccaattaccggagaaaaaaccacggccgttgtcaaatgacaaccagagaatatcactatgtgaaaattgttacaacacatagacttctttctctcaccggcaccccagtacacccacactctttcaaagcaaatatctaactacacctcacaacactctctaatcaaagagtacagaggaaaagaaaaatcagatacaagcttaaagtgtttctgactggtgcaaaaacaaatgaagaacttagcctcatatttatagcctaggccacccactccatttgctatcctaagcaatgtgggactaattcaaccaaatcctaacaatatgGAGTCACATAACTCTCCTACATGGACTCTGTCATGGTCAGGTCCCAACCCATCTGGGATTGACACCAATTTGATTGGTGAAGATGATCCATTATTGTTGTCCATGGATCTCACCACTCTCTTATGGTTGAAGTCTGAGTTGACAAAGATGATATTGCATCCATGGTCAAGCAGCTTATGTGAAAGGCTCATCATGGGGTTTACATGGCCTTGAGCTGGAAATGGCACGACTAGCACTGTTGGAGTGCTAATCATGATGATGACTACGCCTCACGCCTTTCTTTAATTTTGTGTTCAAATGACTTTGATGgttcttcatttctttatttctttatttatttatgttcctTGTGGTGGTTTTTCACAAGACTTGTCTATCGTTGCTGTCAATATTGATACGACATGACACGATCGAcacacgaattttaaaatcttacatgacaccAGAACAGaatacgcatacatataaaatataaaatatttttttagataaattctaatgatattttaatattttattgatatttaaatataaattaattttttaaattatttttaatgtcttattttaattatatcaaatatttaaaatatttttattttaataaataataatatatactatatctaaatttattttaagaatatatcttAAGATTAAGACCGGACACGCTgatacgtgatggtatttaggtgtatcCAAGTGTGTCTagagaaaaattttttattttttattgagacacGTTTTGGACACAGTAGACACGTGTGTCAGACGAGTGTTAGTGagtgtcgtgtccaaaatgtgtccAACACACAGACACGACAACTCAACAAAATATCCCTGCTTCATAGTTACTTACTATCCACGTGATTCAATTCCAGAAAgagaaatattaaataattaatttttataaactttaACTAAACCAAATTTATATACCGAGTGTTTTTTTAaggttatttttttcatatagaaAAATATTGGTACTTTTTTTGTAATTATAAGTAGTGGATTAATtttgtagataaaaaattaatacgTAAAATATGTGTTAGATATATGTTATTATTCTGACAACACGTAAGGAATTTGTTCGACATATATTATTATTCTAATAACACGTAAGATATATGTTGGATACATTTTTTACATATTCGTAATACTATAATATACTTTAAATATGAACATTCAACCAAAACATCATTTGTATCTCCATGTCAACAAATACATTCTGTTTTTtacggtgtttttttttttgccttcatcatcattatcattatcaactATCTCCTTTTCcacatctttctttttcttcttcctcttttttttttcttttttcatttgatttttttattttcttttattattatcatcaacTACTAGTACCACTgccattatcattatcatcattttttttcttttttatttttaaaagagaaaCTTAACACAATAAGTGAAGCATAAATGACAACACCATAAAAATAACAACTAATTAAAAAGGAACaagcaaacaaaataaagtaaTTATAGATCTTTCTTTGTCATTTATGGCATTGCCATCAATAATAGAAGGATGCACCTAGCCATTCTTTATAACTTAGAAAGGACATGGTGATGATCTCCTAAATTCATACCCTAAATCTCTCtatatagtgaaggaagtgagagttgaacccacaacctctcttatgtaatgacttataataagtgaacaactactaaactaattagttaatttagtaatttagagcattagttttttattttttatgttattaatacgtataaaattcgaaataattgaattttatatttattttgaaaaaatttgatatttctgcgggtaAGATAGAATAGGGTAGGGTTTAAAATTTTAGGGTGCGAGTAGGGTTAgtattgagagattctcaacccgcagATAGAGTAGAGTAAagttttaatgaaattttcaacTCGCGAATAAGATTAAGGTAggatccaaaccctaccctatccTACCCATTGCAGCCCTACCTCCATGGTCATCAATTTTTTCCCTTTGTTTCCAATTTCAACTTTATCTTCGCTCACTCTCACTTTCTTTAGCCCAACTCTATCTCCATATCAACATCTCAACATCGCCACCATCATCACTATGAAAATATCTCTATTCTACTACCCACCACTGATATATGCTTTTAACTTAGTGCACGACGCACTGCTATATGATTTGAAGTTTTCAAGAATACCACATAACTTGAACATTTTCGTAGCCACAAACCATGACTTCACCGTTCAGATCCATCATATCACGGTTCTCTTATTCTGCTATAATcataaacacaaaaaaatcaactATATTAATACATGAACCatgataattaatattaattaataattaatgattAATAGTAACAACAAATGAGTACATGAACAACGGGGTTGTCATGGTTTTCTCCAAGACACCATATATGAATATTGAGAGACAGGAGAAGAGAGTGGATGAAAATATGGTTGAAATTGGAGATAAGATTATAAATGTTTATGGATTGGATTTGATTTGTAtattcatggtatttatttgtaTTCTGAATTTTATATAGGTATTCGTATATCCAATTGGTATATTCGCAGATCtgcaaaaataaataagtaaatatttttttatgttttattttaagtttttaattagtaattattatatatattgtattattttatttttattatttaaaaaatatgtttaaaaataagctttaaaaaatatttttatcttttgtgaATATGTCCCATATTCGATTCAAGTACGAATTGGATCGGatcaaatcaaagtttaaaaaattGTGAATATTAGACCCAATCATATTGATGATTTtagtgtgaattgaatagaatttTTTGTTATATCTGATTTGTATTTACCTCTAAATAAgattagagaaaaaaataatgcTAACGACTATAATGGTTTGGGAGAGGGTATTTTGGAAAAGAGAAGAATATATTGAAAAAGATTATGATATggaggataaaattaaaaaaaaaattattaattatattttgaccagaaaaatttaaacacaaaaataaaatgattgtaaattataaatattgagaataaaactaaaataaattaaaatttaaaaatattaaaaatttttaagaaattttaaaaataaaaaatatattttatttttataaaaaatattacctactgataacatttctcttttaaaattttataatataaatagtaACCAATAACATTagaaagataataatttaaaattattttatttaatttaatatttataattttatacatataatatttataattatatatttattatatttaatattatttaattattttaataataataaaaaaataaaataaaataaaaaataataaaaaaatataaaataaaataattaaattttttatttaaataaatgttaaaaaaatttaattttcaaaatacaaACAGAAGAAAAGTATTTAAGCATTGCTTAGGTCAATATTACAGCAACTATCTACAAAGAGAGTTGAAAGTGAGTCAAATTAAGTCGAGTTAGATCAAGTTTAAACTTGACTTACGAAAATAAAACATGACTCACGTTTGGCTCATTAACA from Arachis hypogaea cultivar Tifrunner chromosome 10, arahy.Tifrunner.gnm2.J5K5, whole genome shotgun sequence includes:
- the LOC112716485 gene encoding UDP-glycosyltransferase 83A1 — its product is MISTPTVLVVPFPAQGHVNPMMSLSHKLLDHGCNIIFVNSDFNHKRVVRSMDNNNGSSSPIKLVSIPDGLGPDHDRVHVGELCDSILRTMPSELEKLIEDLQLNEGIKVTCIVADVCMGWALEIARKVGIKGAFFWSAAASTFVLQYNAPKLIADGILDSDGFQISKKSLWLSSCIPGMDIRSSWWRNLFDPSAEKRMFKYVVRCMRDSNLTEWYLCNSIQELEPEAFSLVPKLLSPIGPLLTRATTKSSGQFWKEDVSCMSWLDQQPHCSVVYVAFGSHTLFDQRQFTELALGLELTNRPFLWVVRQDPNCSNKMCLPLEFKGYRGKIIGWAPQKKVLNHPAIACFVSHCGWNSIIEGLSNGVPLLCWPYFADQLFNKNYVCDALKVGMGFDSDEKGLVSRKEIKAKVDELLSNENTRSRSHKLMEKLKHNMEEGSTSSKNLNRFLTWLKG